The proteins below are encoded in one region of Nocardioides marmorisolisilvae:
- a CDS encoding helix-turn-helix domain-containing protein encodes MSATLSSLIPEANDADLARVALDHMRATLEVGKGHGPHDPVRLTVPDSEDEIVVPRSVLDLLSQVLAHMANGQGVTLVPANAELTTQQAADMLNVSRPFLIRLLETGEIEHRLVGTHRRVLADSLVRYMRLDDAKRAKVADELAALTHDLGVA; translated from the coding sequence ATGTCTGCAACACTCTCTTCCCTTATCCCCGAGGCGAACGACGCCGATCTGGCCAGGGTCGCGCTCGACCACATGCGGGCAACGCTCGAGGTCGGGAAGGGCCATGGACCTCACGACCCAGTGCGGCTGACCGTTCCAGACTCTGAGGACGAGATCGTCGTACCGAGGTCGGTTCTCGATTTGCTGAGCCAAGTGCTCGCACACATGGCCAATGGCCAAGGGGTGACGCTGGTGCCAGCCAACGCCGAACTGACGACGCAGCAGGCTGCGGACATGCTCAACGTCTCCCGACCGTTCCTGATCAGGCTCCTCGAAACCGGCGAGATCGAGCACCGACTGGTTGGCACCCACCGTCGAGTGCTCGCTGACTCGTTGGTTCGCTATATGCGCCTCGACGATGCGAAGCGGGCCAAGGTCGCGGACGAACTGGCGGCACTCACGCACGATCTCGGCGTCGCCTGA
- a CDS encoding PIN domain-containing protein — MPFVVLYDANVLYPATLRDVLIRVATSGLAQAKWTDRILDEVFRNLGANRPDLKATLLARTRTLMSESIRDVSVSGYEGLIENLTLPDPDDRHVLAAAIKAKAQVIVTANLKDFPSEVLASWDIEARHPDDFLVDQFHLDALTLHRVVDDIAAAWRDKGASASDVLDSLERDAPRAAAILRR; from the coding sequence ATGCCCTTCGTCGTCCTGTACGACGCGAACGTGCTCTACCCCGCAACCCTGCGTGACGTGCTCATCCGCGTTGCCACCAGCGGACTGGCGCAGGCCAAGTGGACCGACCGGATCCTCGACGAGGTCTTTCGCAACTTGGGTGCAAACCGGCCTGACCTCAAAGCCACCCTCCTCGCCAGGACACGAACCTTGATGAGCGAATCGATCCGTGACGTCAGCGTGAGCGGCTACGAAGGGCTGATCGAGAATCTAACCCTTCCGGATCCTGACGATCGCCACGTCCTGGCCGCGGCGATCAAGGCCAAGGCACAGGTCATCGTCACGGCGAATCTCAAGGACTTCCCCTCGGAGGTGCTCGCCAGTTGGGACATCGAGGCCAGGCACCCCGACGACTTCCTCGTCGACCAGTTCCACCTCGATGCCCTGACGCTGCACCGGGTCGTCGACGACATCGCTGCTGCGTGGCGCGACAAGGGCGCCAGCGCCTCCGACGTGTTGGACAGCCTCGAACGGGATGCGCCACGAGCCGCTGCGATCTTGCGCCGATAG